The Oceanispirochaeta sp. DNA window AATTATTTTAATACCCTTTCTTTAAGAGACAAAATTAAACAACTTGGTACCTGCCGGTTTATGAGTAGAGATGAATTTAATGGCGTTGCTAAACTTAAAGGCAAAAAAATAGTCATTATCGGATGCGGTGCTCAGGGTTTACATCAGGGACTGAACATGAGAGACAGTGGACTTGATATCTCCTATGCTTTAAGAGCAGGAGCCATAAAAGAGAAAAGACAGTCCTGGAAAAATGCAACAGAAAACGGCTTTAAAGTCGGAACTTATGACGAAGTGATAAAAAATGCTGATCTGGTATTAAACCTGACACCGGACAAGCAGCATACACCTGTTGTCAGTGCCGTTATGCCATTAATGAAAAAAGGATCATCTCTGGCCTATTCCCATGGTTTTAACATTGTGGAAGAGGGAATGGAAATCCGTAAAGATATTACTGTAATCATGGTTGCTCCCAAATCACCGGGATCAGAAGTGAGAGAAGAGTATAAAAGAGGATTTGGTGTTCCCACATTAATCGCCGTGCATCCTGAAAATGATCCCAATGGTGATGGACTGGAAATCGCAAAAGCTTATGCGTCCGGAACCGGAGGCGATAGAGCGGGAGTTCTTCACTCATCATTCACTGCTGAAGTAAAGTCCGACCTTATGGGTGAACAGACTATCTTATGCGGAATGCTTCAAACAGGATCTCTTTTATGTTTCGATAAAATGGTTGAAAAGGGTATAAATCCCTCATATGCATCTAAACTGATTCAATTTGGATGGGAAAATATTACAGAAGCTCTCAAACATGGTGGAATCACCAATATGATGAACAGACTTTCCAATCCTGCAAAAATAAAAGCTTTTGAATTATCAGAAGAATTGAAAGATATTCTAAGACCTTTGTACTACAAGCATATGGATAACATTATCAGTGGAGAATTCTCACGGGTGATGATGGAAGACTGGGCTGCAGATGATAAAGATCTCCTGAGATGGAGAGAAGAAACAGGTAAGTCCAACTTCGAACAGCAGGCTGCCGGTACAATGGAAATTAAGGAACAAGAGTATTTTGATCATGCAGTTCTAATGATTGCCATGATTAAATCCGGTGTTGAACTGGCATTCGAAGCGATGACAGATTCGGGAATCAAAGAAGAATCTGCCTATTATGAATCTCTTCATGAAGTTCCTCTTATTGCGAACCTTATCAGCAGAAAGAAACTCTATGAAATGAACAAAGTAATTTCTGATACAGCAGAATATGGTTGTTACCTTTTTGCCAACAAGGCTGTACCTATGCTGGCAGATTTTATGAAAGTTGTTAAAACAGATATAATTGGCAAATCATTTTCTCCTGAAGATAGTTCTGTTGATAATGTTGAACTGATTAAAGTTAACGAACAGATACAATCTCATGGTGTTGAAGTAATCGGTAAAAAGCTGAGATCTTACATGACAGCCATGAAAGCAATAATTTAATTTTTTTATCTCCTTCTTTTTTTATCCCCTGTTGTTCATTCAGCAGGGGTTTTTTTTACAATTCCGAAAATAACTTTCTTCAAACCCTCTCCCCGCTCCTGATTAGTACTTCCAACTTGCAGATTTAATTCAGGTCAAAACGATCAAGTCTCATAACCTTGTCCCATGCTTTGACAAAGTCCTTTAAGAATTTCTCTTTAGAGTCGTTACTGCCATACACTTCAGCTTGTGCCCGGAGTTGTGAATTCGAACCGAAAACGAGATCTACTCTTGTTGCAGTCCATTTCTTTTTACCTGTAGTGCGGTCTACTCCCTCAAACTCATCTCCCTCTTTTGAAAGAGGTTTCCATTCTGTCCCCATATCAAGCAAATTGATATAAAAGTCATTTGTTAGAGTCTCGGGTTTATCAGTAAATACACCGTGCTTAGACTGTCCGTAATTCGCTCCCAGAACGCGCAAACCACCAATAAGAACAGTCAATTCAGGAGCGGTTAAGGTCAGCAGCTGCGCCTTGTCTATAAGCAATTCTTCTGCCGATACAAGGTATTTTGCATTCTGATAGTTACGGAATCCGTCTGCACAAGGTTCAAGATCTGCAAATGAAACGACATCAGTCTGCTCCTGGGTTGCATCTGTACGTCCAGGTGTGAAAGGAACACTGATTTCATTGCCGGCATCGTTTGCGGCTTTTTCAATGGCAGCACATCCTGCAAGAACGATCAGATCTGCAAATGAAACCCTCTTATCTCCAGCCTGTGAGTCATTGAATTTTTTTTGAATACCCTCGATTTTCTGAAGAATTTTCTTCAATAAGTCAGGTTGGTTAACTTCCCAATTTTTTTGCGGTGAAAGGCGAATCCGGGCACCATTTGCCCCTCCCCGATAATCGGAACCACGGAATGTTGATGCTGATGCCCATGCCGTGGAAACAAGCTGAGAAACAGATAAGCCTGATGTCAGAATCTTTTTTTTAAGTTCAACAATATCCTGATCATTTATCAGTTTATGATCGACTTTTTGTACAGGGTCCTGCCAAATCAATTCTTCATCGGGAACTTCTGGTCCTAAATAACGAGATCGAGGTCCCATATCTCTGTGAGTAAGCTTAAACCATGCCCTGGCGAAGGCATCTGAAAATTCAGCCGGATTATCCAGATATCGACGAGCGATTTTCTCATAGGCTGGATCAAATTTGAGTGAAAGGTCAGCGGTGGTCATCATAGGTCTATGTTTTTTTGACGGATCATGTGCATCAACAACCATATCCTCATCCTCTGTATCTTTTGACAGCCACAGATAGGCGCCAGCCGGACTTTTAAGCAGTTCCCATTCGTATTTGAACATCACTTTCAAATAACCTGAATCCCACTTGGTTGGATTCGGTTTCCATGCCCCTTCAATGCCATTACTTATTGTATCTCCCCCCTTTCCGCTTTTGAAACTGCTCTTCCAGCCAAGACCCTGCTCTTCCATAGGAGCGGCTTCCGGCTCAGGACCTACGAGAGAGGCATCCCCGGCACCATGGCATTTCCCAAAAGTATGCCCTCCAGCGATCAACGCGACAGTTTCCTCATCGTTCATAGCCATTCGCGCAAAAATGGTTCTTACATCCTTTGCAGATTCTATAGGAATAGGCTCTCCATTAGGACCTTCTGGATTTACATAGATAAGTCCCATCTGTACTGCAGCAAGAGGATTTTCCAGATCTCTTTCTCCGGAATAACGTTTGTCTCCAAGCCATTCTGTCTCTGTTCCCCAATATACATCCTCTTCGGGCTCCCAAATATCTTCACGCCCACCGGCAAATCCAAAAGTCTTGAATCCCATGGATTCAAGAGCGCAATTTCCGGCTAAAATCATCAAGTCTGCCCAGGAAATCTTATTGCCATACTTTTGTTTTACCGGCCATAGAAGTCTACGGGCTTTATCCAGGTTTACATTATCAGGCCAGCTATTAAGAGGTGCGAATCTCTGGTTGCCCGTATTTCCGCCTCCCCGTCCATCACTGGTACGGTATGTTCCCGCACTATGCCAAGCCATCCGGATAAAAAGCGGACCATAATGACCATAGTCCGCTGGCCACCACTCCTTGGAATCCGTCATAACTTCGTAAAGATCTTTCTTCAGAGCTTTAAAATCCAGTTTGTTAAATTCTTTTGCATAGTTGTAATCCTTATCCATAGGATTTAGCTTTGAAGTGTTCTGATGAAGAATTTTTAAATTTAACTGATTCGGCCACCATTCTTTGTTCGAAGTTCCTTTAGCTGCTGAATGACTCATTGCTCCAGTTACTGGACACTTACCCATTTCGCTCATAATATTTTCTCCTTTGATAAAGTGAAAAAAGCTTTCTAAGTAAGGATTCGTTGAACTGGTAATAAAGAGCTCTGTACTGTAGCCTCTGCATATTATGCTTTTCTCTCTAGTCTTATTTCAGTCTTTGATAATTAACTGAAACAAGTCATCATTAATCTAAGTTTAATGATTAACAGTTAGGAATCAAGAGTGATCGTACTGTGAAGTGAACTAAATATTCCTTAATGTACATGTACATGTATTGATTCCATGTAGACATCTGAATCAGTACATTTATCCCCATAAAGATTTGATGCTGAAAAGTATGAAATAATGTTATGGAATAAATCGGTAAAAAAAGAGATTTGACATTAACTGAACTTGTAACGATTCCTTAATAGTTCAAATATAAAGACGTACCATTACAAAACAGGAGCTGACAATGAAAAAATATCTGGTAATATTTATATCAATATTATTATTATCCACAACAACGCTTTCCGCAAAAGGAACTGCTGAAAAAGCCATTCCCAATGATCCGAAAGTGATAACCGGAGTGCTGGACAATGGTCTGACCTATTACATCCGGGAAAATACCTACCCCGAAAACAGAGCCACTTTAAGACTGGCTGTAAATGCCGGTTCTGTTCTTGAAGATGAGGATCAGCAGGGGCTGGCCCATTTTGTGGAACATATGGCATTTAATGGAACAGAAAAATATTCCAGGAATGATCTGATTTATTATCTTGAATCCTTTGGTATGGAATTTGGTGCCGACATAAATGCCCACACATCTTTTGATGAAACAGTCTACAAGCTGCAGGTCAGAACTGATGTCCGGGAGCAGATGGAACAGGGAATTGATGTTCTTAATCAATGGGCTTTTCATGTCACCTTTGACAATGAGGAAATTGATAAGGAAAGAGGGGTTGTTCTCGAAGAATGGAGACTCGGCCGGGGCGCCCAAGCGAGAATGATGGATAAAACCTTCCCCATCCTTTTTAAAGATTCAAAATATGGTGAAAGACTTCCCATTGGAAAAAAAGAGACTCTCACCGGGTTTGAATACGACAGTCTGAAACGGTTTTACCGGGACTGGTATCGTCCCGGACTCATGGCTGTAGTTGCCGTCGGAGATTTTAATGCTAAGGAAATAGAGGAATTAATCAAAAAAGGATTTTCTGACTATAATAATCCCGGTATCAGCAGAGAGAGAATTGAGGAAGATGTCCCATCCCATAGTGAAACTCTTTTTTCAATACAAAGTGATAAAGAAGCAACATCATCATTAATCGAACTGATAAATAAATATGAACAGGAAAAAGTCCGGGTTCCTTCTGATTACAAGCTGAAAACATCTGAAATGTTATATTACAAT harbors:
- the ilvC gene encoding ketol-acid reductoisomerase; the protein is MFMNYFNTLSLRDKIKQLGTCRFMSRDEFNGVAKLKGKKIVIIGCGAQGLHQGLNMRDSGLDISYALRAGAIKEKRQSWKNATENGFKVGTYDEVIKNADLVLNLTPDKQHTPVVSAVMPLMKKGSSLAYSHGFNIVEEGMEIRKDITVIMVAPKSPGSEVREEYKRGFGVPTLIAVHPENDPNGDGLEIAKAYASGTGGDRAGVLHSSFTAEVKSDLMGEQTILCGMLQTGSLLCFDKMVEKGINPSYASKLIQFGWENITEALKHGGITNMMNRLSNPAKIKAFELSEELKDILRPLYYKHMDNIISGEFSRVMMEDWAADDKDLLRWREETGKSNFEQQAAGTMEIKEQEYFDHAVLMIAMIKSGVELAFEAMTDSGIKEESAYYESLHEVPLIANLISRKKLYEMNKVISDTAEYGCYLFANKAVPMLADFMKVVKTDIIGKSFSPEDSSVDNVELIKVNEQIQSHGVEVIGKKLRSYMTAMKAII
- a CDS encoding pitrilysin family protein → MKKYLVIFISILLLSTTTLSAKGTAEKAIPNDPKVITGVLDNGLTYYIRENTYPENRATLRLAVNAGSVLEDEDQQGLAHFVEHMAFNGTEKYSRNDLIYYLESFGMEFGADINAHTSFDETVYKLQVRTDVREQMEQGIDVLNQWAFHVTFDNEEIDKERGVVLEEWRLGRGAQARMMDKTFPILFKDSKYGERLPIGKKETLTGFEYDSLKRFYRDWYRPGLMAVVAVGDFNAKEIEELIKKGFSDYNNPGISRERIEEDVPSHSETLFSIQSDKEATSSLIELINKYEQEKVRVPSDYKLKTSEMLYYN
- the katG gene encoding catalase/peroxidase HPI, translated to MSEMGKCPVTGAMSHSAAKGTSNKEWWPNQLNLKILHQNTSKLNPMDKDYNYAKEFNKLDFKALKKDLYEVMTDSKEWWPADYGHYGPLFIRMAWHSAGTYRTSDGRGGGNTGNQRFAPLNSWPDNVNLDKARRLLWPVKQKYGNKISWADLMILAGNCALESMGFKTFGFAGGREDIWEPEEDVYWGTETEWLGDKRYSGERDLENPLAAVQMGLIYVNPEGPNGEPIPIESAKDVRTIFARMAMNDEETVALIAGGHTFGKCHGAGDASLVGPEPEAAPMEEQGLGWKSSFKSGKGGDTISNGIEGAWKPNPTKWDSGYLKVMFKYEWELLKSPAGAYLWLSKDTEDEDMVVDAHDPSKKHRPMMTTADLSLKFDPAYEKIARRYLDNPAEFSDAFARAWFKLTHRDMGPRSRYLGPEVPDEELIWQDPVQKVDHKLINDQDIVELKKKILTSGLSVSQLVSTAWASASTFRGSDYRGGANGARIRLSPQKNWEVNQPDLLKKILQKIEGIQKKFNDSQAGDKRVSFADLIVLAGCAAIEKAANDAGNEISVPFTPGRTDATQEQTDVVSFADLEPCADGFRNYQNAKYLVSAEELLIDKAQLLTLTAPELTVLIGGLRVLGANYGQSKHGVFTDKPETLTNDFYINLLDMGTEWKPLSKEGDEFEGVDRTTGKKKWTATRVDLVFGSNSQLRAQAEVYGSNDSKEKFLKDFVKAWDKVMRLDRFDLN